The Balaenoptera acutorostrata chromosome 2, mBalAcu1.1, whole genome shotgun sequence genomic sequence ttacaaaacaaatagCTTTGGGACTTGGACTCTTGGGATTTGAGGTTGGAAATGAACCTAAAATTACCACAGAAAACTGAAGACCTAGATTCTACTCTTAACGCTACTCAATAAGCTAAATTTCTTCATTAGTAAAATGAAAGGctataaataaactaaattaaaatctCTCCTGGCTCTAATGAGCTACCAGGTGTATAATCAGATTCTGGAAATATATCCCTTCTGCAACCTACAAGAGAGTATTTGCATGACAGTCTCTCCACTTGTTTCAGTTTACTCCAACTTCTAAAGACTATTCAGCAATCATATCATATCAAATTAAGAAAtaacaggaaaaggaagagacgTTACTgggcaaaattttaattttcaaaactaaaTTCTAAATTAATAAAACCACATTTTTCAATCGTCAAAGACTTTtgggaaaaatatacatataatccaaaattctgtgtatgtgtgtatatatacacatgcatacatacacatttatgtgtatatatgtataagtataaatTGCTGGTGAGGCAGTTCATAAAAAGTGAGCTTGATTATTTCCATGTGAAAATCTAAAGAATTCCTTTCTATGTTTAGCTTCTCTTTATGAAAGAAAGCATGTCCTACACCTGTCTGCCATTTTAGAAAATAAGGCTCCATACTTATTCACGTTATTAATAACTCAATGATTGCTTTTAAGAGAAAATTCATACTGAAGCTTATTGttagaaagggaataaagtctaatgaaggaaataaaacttatattccattattttcattttttttgaacTTAGgccttttacatttttctatgaatttaaaatttttatgtttttagaaaCCTTAGAATTTACTGGTTCTTATAAAATTTGACAAGTCAGTGCTCTTAATATTCGTTGATCAATTTTACCATTACTTAATGGTAACTATTTTCTctagaagaagataaaaaaagaTTTGATCTATCAGAAGTCTGTGCCCTATTTATTATTCTCCTGATTATTCTCCAATGAGAAATCTTAAAGTATTTGAGAGATGAATTAAACCTCACAAGGCTTATCTCCTCTAAGAAATTCTCTGATCCCATATTCCTTCCATTTATAgagtttttctttattgtgaacttttttgtgtCTACAAAGGTTTGATCTGTAACTgtaggctttcccacattccatACATTTATagagtttctctccagtatggatTATCTCATGTTCAGTTAGGAATGAATACTggctgaaagcttttccacaCTGATTACACtgatagggtttctctccagtatgaattctctgatgcctATAAAGGTTAGATTTGCAACCAAGGGCTTTCCCACATTCTCCACATGTGTAAAGTTTTTCCCCAGTATGAATTTTCTGATGTTCATTAAAGGATGAATACTGgttgaaggctttcccacattcattacattgaTATGGTTTTTGTCCAGTATGAATCCGCTGATGTTCAATAAGGGTTGAGATGCGAGTGAAGTTTCTCCCACATTCCAAGCATTTACACAGTTGTTCTCCAGTATGAAGCCTCTGATGTTCAGCCAGGGATGTAAACTGGCTGTAACTtttcccacattcactacatTTATAGGGTTTCTCACCGGTATGGATTCTTTGATGTCTATGAAGTTTTGCTCTACAATTGAAGGCCTTCTCACATTCTCCACATTTATagagtttctctccagtatgaattctctgatgtacaGTGAGGGTTGAACACTGGCTAAAGGCTTTACCACATTCCTTGCATggatagggtttctctccagtatgcaCTCTCAGATGTTTGATAAGGGTTGAACTACTGCTAAATGCTTTCtcacattcattacatttgtaaggtttctctccagtatgaattctctgatgggCAAGAAGGGATGATCTGTGGCTGAAGGTTttcccacactcattacatttgtaaggtttctcaccagtatgaattctctggtgTTCAATAAGATGTAGACTCTGGTTGAAGCTTTTTCCACATTCATTGTAAATATGAGCTTTTTCTCCTGGGTAAATCTGGAAACATCTCATTAGAtcaaaattctgtttaaaatcttccccaaaagtataatatatattgGGTATCCTTTCTATAGGAGCACTTTGTTGTCTAACAAGAACTGTATTTATAAATAAGCCTTTCCCTAATTCAAGACTTGTCTGGTTTCCAGCTTCACTGATGGTTTTTTTGTGTGAGGCCATCATTTGCCTGAGAGGTTTCTTCTGTTGCTCTTGCTGTCTCCTGCCCTCAAATTCCAAAGCTTCTCCAAACGTGACATCCAAGTGACCAAACTTAatggattttttctttattattccctGAGATGTTTCTTCTATAGAAATGTCCTCTTCGGGAGGCAGTGCTTCTATTTCAGGCCATGTCTTGAAACCTGTAATAAATCAGAAGAATCAATGGCTCCTCTGTTGGAAGAGATAAACATGCATCAGTGGGACAAAAAAATTGGCAATGATACATATAAAAGAGGTTTGATACCATCTGATCTCAAATATAAACTTGAgtctggagaaaaacaaaatggaatggAAGGAGAAGTAAATAGGTTAAGGAATAGTGTGGGAGAATATAGTGGACAAATTAACAGTGACAGTGAAGACACTGCCACTTGAGATAAGTAAAGGTAGGAATCTTTTGAGACTAATGAAAGTCTACAAGAGATGTGAAGTTCTGAAGTACGCCCAAGCCCCAAGCTCAGATctgattctaagtgaaaagatTTAGCTTGAGCTGATTCTAAGAAACTCTGAGTTAACACTTAACCTACTTTAATCAATCCATGAttgaaaatagattaaaattagATCACTGTAATTAGGTAAATGTATGTACTTAAATAAAGTATACAACTTAAGTAAAATATAGGTTATTTATGTTAATAAAATCCATCCAGCtttagtattaaaatatattttattgaaattaaataGGAACAAGAAATATAGGCTATAAATCTGTATACAAATATAGATTTTTCTTAATGATCCATGGGAAACCTAACAGTTTGGATTTTCAAGGATCAACCAAGgtactttctctttttatcctttccCACAATATGACCTTCCCTGACCATCTAGAAACTTACCCTACTACTCCAATCTCATTTACTTACAGAAACTCAATTATTTAAGCCTAAATAATCCAcctctttcttagaatttcaaaacacattttcaaaatatttaattacttaACTTATATATATAAAGTCTGTGAAAATAATTCAAGTATTTGTTCAAGGAGAGCAGTGGATATGTCTTATGATGATTTGTTAATTCCTTATTGTGTACAAGACAAGTACACAATTAGAATGtcttagataaaaataaaaatgaacgaGCACAGGGAGTGAGGTGCAAAAGTTATTCTGAAGGGCAGGTGACCTTGAAAATGAAGAGATTCTCTCTTCTCTTACTGGACTCCTGAGACACAATCAGTCATATATTGAACAAATACTGAATAATCAGCAATgataatatgaaataataaatgaccAAACAGTAATAGCTCATTTCTCCATGATGTGAGAAGCCTCAACTGCATAATTCAGGTTTGAGGTTCAGAGAATGAGGATACAAATATCAACAATATTAGTAAAGAATGGTTGTATGAAGGAAGATGGACAATAGAGATGGGTTGGAtttcaatagaaaaagaaaagaggacccTGTGAGTCAGAAAGAAGGCCTGTCAAAGTCATCTGTGGGGAAAGTAAACCTATTTAGGGGAGGCTTATTGACGAAAGAAGGAAATCCAGGTTGGAATTAGTTAAAATTTTGGTtaagcacagtgaggccaaatatAGAGTTACTGAATAACTAGtagaagaatttagaaaaatctaGATAACAGAAGGTGTTATAAGTTCTTAGACAGATAATAATAAGACAAAAGTGGTCATATTTGGTAAACTGAGCAGCTTGGATCAGAGGAAGGACAGAattgaatctgaaaaataatgtagCTGCAATGATCTGGCTGGACTGAGTACTTTGAGCCTCACTGGCACTGAGTTAATCACAGAGGCAACTCAATTCAATTAAAATTGAAtttgaacaattttaaaaatattactaaagCCAATATATTAGATGCTAGAGGTACAAACTTCAAAGACCTGGCCTCTCCCTTAAATATGCACAACCTTATTAGAAAAATAACTAATActaataaatataaacacaacAACTATAATTCATCATGATAGATACCATAATGAATGTGCTCAAAGTATGTAGAAAGTGATATATGAACACAAATGATGGAAAAATTAATGCTGACTGGGAAGTAGGAAAGATAAGGAAAACCTACAGATAAGAGAGTCATTTTAGGTAGACAGATGGATCTTGAAGGATAAGTAGTCTTCCAGTGGATAAGATGGAAGAGGTGACTCAAGCTGAAGGAATAACACACAAATGATAATGAGTACGCAGATATGGCCAGAACACTGAGCTGAAGTGGAAGTGGCCATTGATAAGACCATAAAGAATCACAGATTAAAGGTTAAACCACAAAAACGGAagcaaaatattggcaaatctaTGTCATATGGTGAATAGAAATGACATTGGTGATCTATTTAGGTTTCTTTCATCAGATTTCAGCTTTCTAGCTCTGTGACCAAAGTACTTTAAGATCTCTGATACTCTGTATCTTCAGATATAAAAAGAAGTATATAAATTTGATCATCTTTAAGTGATCCTCCAATCCTGACAACCTACAGTTTTATGATGAAGACCAACTAAATTAGACTAGGCTAGAAGACTGGTCAGCAGACTATGGATCTCTGGACCAAATTCagctgccacctgtttttgtaaagtcctattagaacacagccacacctATTCGTCTAAGtactgtctctggctgcttttgcactacaaccACAGAGTTAAATGGTTGCAACAGAGACCTTATGGCCCCCAaagccaaaatatttactatctggccctttataggaaaagtttgctgacccctggactAGAAAGGCTACAGTGGTTATGTTAATGACAGCTGATTGAATATAATAGTGGGAGATGATAACCCAGTctccaagaaaataaaagggaaatgttAAGAAATCAGAGACAAGGGAATGTTGACAATACTTTGAAATATGTGGgtggtaaaagaaatgaaaaaaattataaaaaattcaaaatatggcagAAGGTGTAAAGTATTTAATATCTATCAGACATGAACATGTGTTAATGCAGATGGAAAGAAAACCATGAAGACCAAGAGGCCAAAGATGGTAGAAGAAAGTGAGTGAGGctgcaaaaaaagggaaaaggaaagagaatgcagGGAGTGGTATGAGAAGGAAGATGTCAAGACAAGGACCTTCTTGATGCAAAGAAAACCATTACAACCAAGGAGCCTTGTCAAGGGGTCCTGAGCATTTCAATAAGGCTCAGAATTTCCAGGAAAATTTTCAGAGCACTCCTCATGACCTGCTCATGTATAAAGACACTCGTGCCCACCCCCCAGTCACTTACTCACCTAGGCAGGTATCTTGAGGGATTTCTCTTTCCACCATACAGGGATCTTCTCCATGTTGCAGCTGGCAGATCAACTTTGGCATTGAAAATGGAATCCCTGCTCATGAGTAAGGAAATGGAGTTTGAACAAATGGCATGAAAAGCAACCCCAGAACTCACTAACTGGAGCCTACAGGGCAGAGAAGGCAGCATAAGCACTCCTGAGGGGGACTGAGGCCTTCAGGGGGATGGAGGAAACAAAATAGGGCCCTGGCTATGAATCCCTCTAAGATGGGAGTCCTATATGTTTTTCAGAATCTAAACTGAGCTCTAGTCATTGGAGTAGGAGGGAACTGatcaggaggtggggtgggaggaaggcagagggtgAACAGTAGCATGAAGGGCATCACAACAAACAGGTACACTTTCAATTCTACAGAGATTTGTCCTTTCCTAGGGGCACACAGGATAGAAACCTGCAGACTCTGAACCCCAGAGGGAGCTCTAAAGTGCTCCCACGGCAGACTCTCCATGACAGGCAAGGCTCCTTACCCAGCGAGACCAGGGTGCTGTAGTTCTCCAGCATCACCTCCCGGTACAAGGTTCTCTGGGCAGAGTCCAGGTGCAACCACTCGTTCCGGCTGAAGAGCACAGCTATATCCCTAAACGTCACTGACTCCTGTAATGGCAAACCCATTCTTGTTTACCCAGGAACATCTTCTCCTCTGGAAGACTTGGTAAGAAGGTGACACTGGGATGTGTAGCAACCATTCTGAAAATGTCTCAGGATTCTAAATATTTCAAAGCaactatttatgttatttttggaACCACCTATCAacgatttaacaaatatttattgagtacccactTGGAGCAAAGACACATGGCATGTGCTGTGATATGGAAAAAAGGACAAATTTCCTGCCAAGAGGGAATTTATATCCCACCCTGGGATCTGTCAGAGTAACTGAACACATCCATTTACCTCCCTCCCACTCAAAATCCaaattaaatgaaaggaaaaaaatcagagaacatTTAGAGCAGTGCTGGAAAACTAGGGAAAATATCATTagtagaacagaaataaaaaggaatttctgagacataaagcaaataataaaaataatattagttaatgtttattgaatacttacatGTTAGGGACTATGATAGAAACTTTGTATACAGTAACCCATTTAAGTTTCACAGACATTCTATTAGGAAGATACTATAATTAAACCATTTTGCAGATAAACAGTTCAGAAAGGTTACAAAATCTTCCCAAGGTAATACTGTTAGAGTGATGGAGTTCCTAACTGAATTCAGATAGACAGATCTCTAAGATATAGTCAGATGGGTTTCCATTGACTATGAAAACTAAAAGAACCAAAGTACCTGCAAGACTATAGAGGTGCAAAAGGGAACTGCTGAGAAGGTACGTTCTTCCAAGAGAATCCCAGTTAAACCCCAAAATGTAAGAAAGCAGAGGTTGGACAGCCACCAATTCTTGTATGAAAGAGTCTAAGGGAGTAACAGTACCATGCTTAGTGggtattttgttgagaatctaTCAAAATGTAAAAGGTATATTACTTTGACCTTGCATTTCTAAATACTTCTAGGATTCTACTACAAGGAATAATCACACAACTGTATAGGGATATTTGTTCAAGGATGTTAACTAAAACATTACTTTTAAGTTAACGGTTATGGCAGGCTGAATAATAAACCTGTAAACATTATACATATGACAAAGGGACTCTGAGGATCTGCTGAAGGGTTTTGAGAGGGGgcgattattctggattattatCCAGGAGGATCTATAacggtccttataagaagaacaCAAAAGGAATCAGAGTCAGAAGAAGAGAAGGCTAtatgatgatggaagcagagactgAAGTGATATGCTTTGAAGATGGTTGAAAGGGCCATAAACCAAGGAACATAGGGGGCCACCAGAAGGTGAAAACAAGGCCAGGAAACAGATTTtcaccccagagcctccagaaagaaccagccctgctgagaACTGGACCTTAagccagtgaaactgatttcacaCTTCTGACCTCCACAACTGTAggagaataaatttatgttgttttaagccatagagtttgtggtaatttgttacagcaacaatgggaaactaatacaatggtGAAAATTTGAAGACAACCTACGTTATCTATCAATAAGGGAACAGATAAGCAATTTATACTGCATCTAGTCCATGAAATGTTATATAGCCATTAAATAGAATGAGGTAGATTTGTATGCCTGACCTTGGAATTTGACAGTGATATATTACTGATTCATATGAAAAAGCAAGCTGCCAGTCTATATGTGTTGAAACATTCTTTatctatatatgcatatgtgcatACAAAAATATCTGG encodes the following:
- the ZNF354C gene encoding zinc finger protein 354C, with amino-acid sequence MAVDLLPAQMTESVTFRDIAVLFSRNEWLHLDSAQRTLYREVMLENYSTLVSLGIPFSMPKLICQLQHGEDPCMVEREIPQDTCLGFKTWPEIEALPPEEDISIEETSQGIIKKKSIKFGHLDVTFGEALEFEGRRQQEQQKKPLRQMMASHKKTISEAGNQTSLELGKGLFINTVLVRQQSAPIERIPNIYYTFGEDFKQNFDLMRCFQIYPGEKAHIYNECGKSFNQSLHLIEHQRIHTGEKPYKCNECGKTFSHRSSLLAHQRIHTGEKPYKCNECEKAFSSSSTLIKHLRVHTGEKPYPCKECGKAFSQCSTLTVHQRIHTGEKLYKCGECEKAFNCRAKLHRHQRIHTGEKPYKCSECGKSYSQFTSLAEHQRLHTGEQLCKCLECGRNFTRISTLIEHQRIHTGQKPYQCNECGKAFNQYSSFNEHQKIHTGEKLYTCGECGKALGCKSNLYRHQRIHTGEKPYQCNQCGKAFSQYSFLTEHEIIHTGEKLYKCMECGKAYSYRSNLCRHKKVHNKEKLYKWKEYGIREFLRGDKPCEV